One part of the Mesorhizobium sp. M4B.F.Ca.ET.058.02.1.1 genome encodes these proteins:
- the modA gene encoding molybdate ABC transporter substrate-binding protein, whose product MNQDIRLFGAIAVRPAVLSLISRFETATGFNVAVKWELNPTVKKQIEAGEPFDLVITNPHLVEDLIALGKVRAGSQVAFGRIAMGVAAKAGSRALDIGSVQAFGHALKSARSIAYASDGTSGGYFSGLLERLGISDEVKPKLVAIPGGQTAPAVGRGEAELGVVPVTSILAAAPEVMLVGRFPAELQSYIDFAIGISAHSTDAEAARQLSEFLMSPAVDGILAAKGVERH is encoded by the coding sequence ATGAACCAGGACATCCGGCTTTTTGGCGCAATTGCGGTTCGCCCCGCCGTCCTTTCTCTCATATCCCGGTTCGAAACGGCCACAGGATTCAACGTTGCAGTCAAGTGGGAACTCAATCCGACGGTAAAGAAGCAGATTGAGGCGGGGGAGCCTTTTGACCTCGTCATCACCAATCCGCACCTGGTTGAGGATCTGATCGCCCTGGGAAAGGTCAGGGCGGGAAGCCAGGTCGCGTTTGGCCGGATAGCAATGGGGGTGGCGGCCAAGGCAGGCAGTCGAGCGCTCGATATTGGGTCCGTGCAAGCATTCGGACATGCGTTGAAGAGCGCCAGATCAATCGCTTACGCCAGTGACGGGACCAGCGGTGGCTACTTCTCCGGTCTGCTGGAACGCTTGGGAATATCCGATGAGGTGAAGCCCAAGTTGGTGGCCATACCAGGAGGGCAGACAGCGCCGGCCGTAGGCCGAGGGGAAGCCGAGCTGGGGGTGGTGCCTGTGACTTCGATTCTCGCCGCCGCTCCCGAGGTCATGCTTGTCGGGCGGTTTCCGGCAGAACTCCAAAGTTACATTGATTTCGCCATCGGCATCAGCGCCCATTCAACGGACGCAGAAGCTGCCAGGCAACTGTCGGAATTTCTGATGTCGCCAGCCGTCGATGGCATCCTGGCGGCAAAGGGCGTCGAGCGACACTAA
- a CDS encoding PLP-dependent aminotransferase family protein — protein sequence MNLLASRASRMKASEIRELLKLLDQPDIISFAGGIPDPALFPADAISAAYASVLGGAEAGAALQYQVSEGYLPLRKWLAGQMGKLGVACDEGNIFITSGSQQALDYLGKLFLSPGDTALVTWPTYLGALQAFNAYEPRYDRLTPDGGNMTPAAYHAAAAAAGGRVKFAYLVPDFANPTGETLGVKQREAVLDLAGDLDIAIIEDAAYRALRYDGESVPPILALDCQRSGGIDNARTLYCGSFSKILSPGMRVGWVCAPRRVVERLVLMKQASDLHSPSINQVAMHRAAEAIFDQQVEKLIGAYRARRDGLLGALEANMPEGVTWSRPDGGMFVWVTLPEGADATALLARSVREARVAFVPGNAFHADGTGRNTLRLSFTLADSRAVGEGIPRLAKLLG from the coding sequence ATGAACCTGTTGGCGTCGCGCGCTTCGCGTATGAAGGCGTCGGAAATCCGCGAGCTGCTGAAACTGCTCGACCAGCCGGACATCATCTCCTTTGCCGGCGGCATTCCGGACCCCGCGCTGTTTCCGGCGGACGCCATCAGTGCAGCCTATGCCTCGGTGCTCGGCGGCGCGGAGGCGGGCGCGGCCCTGCAGTACCAGGTCAGCGAGGGCTACCTGCCGCTCAGGAAATGGCTGGCCGGCCAGATGGGCAAGCTCGGCGTCGCCTGCGACGAGGGCAACATCTTCATCACCTCCGGCTCTCAGCAGGCGCTGGACTATCTCGGCAAGCTCTTTCTCTCGCCGGGCGACACGGCACTCGTCACCTGGCCGACTTATCTTGGTGCGCTGCAGGCCTTCAACGCCTATGAGCCACGCTACGATCGGCTGACGCCGGACGGCGGCAACATGACGCCGGCGGCCTATCACGCAGCCGCGGCGGCCGCCGGCGGGCGGGTCAAATTCGCCTATCTGGTGCCGGATTTCGCCAACCCGACCGGCGAGACGCTGGGTGTCAAGCAGCGCGAGGCGGTGCTCGACCTTGCCGGTGATCTCGACATCGCGATCATCGAGGACGCGGCCTACCGCGCGCTGCGCTATGACGGCGAAAGCGTGCCGCCGATCCTGGCGCTGGACTGCCAGCGCTCCGGCGGCATCGACAATGCCCGCACCCTTTATTGCGGCTCCTTCTCGAAGATCCTGTCGCCGGGCATGCGCGTCGGCTGGGTCTGCGCGCCGCGCCGCGTGGTGGAGCGCCTGGTGCTGATGAAGCAGGCCTCCGACCTGCACAGCCCCTCGATCAACCAGGTGGCCATGCATCGCGCCGCCGAGGCGATCTTCGACCAGCAGGTGGAAAAGTTGATCGGCGCCTACCGCGCCCGCCGCGACGGCCTGCTCGGCGCGCTCGAGGCCAACATGCCGGAGGGCGTGACCTGGAGCCGGCCGGATGGCGGCATGTTCGTCTGGGTGACGCTGCCCGAGGGCGCTGACGCCACGGCGCTGCTTGCCCGCTCGGTCAGGGAAGCGCGCGTCGCCTTCGTGCCGGGCAATGCTTTCCATGCCGACGGCACCGGCCGCAACACACTGCGGTTGAGCTTCACCCTGGCCGACAGCCGCGCCGTCGGCGAGGGGATCCCGAGGCTGGCGAAGCTGCTGGGGTAG
- a CDS encoding antibiotic biosynthesis monooxygenase: protein MTAYNVVRFRTKPGKEQAFVEKHKTIALNAAGFRKGALIKTGERTFCFVGEWNDMDSLAAARPSMIGILDGFRDMLEDLGGDLGVTDPVSGEVVADIS from the coding sequence ATGACCGCCTACAATGTCGTGCGCTTTCGCACCAAGCCAGGCAAGGAACAGGCCTTCGTCGAGAAGCACAAGACCATCGCGCTCAACGCCGCGGGCTTTCGCAAGGGCGCCCTCATCAAGACCGGCGAGCGCACATTCTGCTTTGTCGGCGAGTGGAACGACATGGACAGCCTCGCCGCCGCGCGGCCGTCGATGATCGGCATTCTCGACGGGTTCCGCGACATGCTTGAAGATCTCGGCGGCGATCTCGGCGTGACCGACCCTGTATCGGGGGAAGTTGTTGCGGACATAAGCTAG
- a CDS encoding diaminopropionate ammonia-lyase, giving the protein MFLLNRHPDHRHPLTPQDAAMLGLAGVEAAERFLAARDSQAETPLHALPALAGELGIGALHIKDEGKRLGLGSFKALGGAYAVMHLVLEEAGNRLGRSVDVAELHGADVKAIAAGMTFACATDGNHGRSVAQGAGLVGARSVIFVHSGVSNERVAAIARFGAEIVRIAGDYDQSVREAARVAAERGWSVVSDTSWPGYERIPGLVMQGYTVIVREALRRLPKSPTHVFLQAGVGGFAAAVAGHLAIVLGEHRPRVVVVEPARAACVYATAKAGRPVAIAHTKPTVMAMLECYEPSLVAWRVLSRIGDAFMTVDEEDAVSVMNRLARPSGDDPAIVSGESGGAGLAGLIRAAGDSKMRAALHLDSHSRVLIINSEGATDPGRYADLVGMAPQEVARARQPA; this is encoded by the coding sequence ATGTTCCTGCTCAACCGCCACCCGGACCATCGCCATCCGCTGACCCCGCAGGATGCCGCTATGCTTGGGCTCGCCGGCGTCGAGGCGGCCGAGCGCTTCCTTGCCGCGCGTGACAGCCAGGCCGAGACGCCGCTGCACGCCCTGCCGGCGCTGGCGGGCGAACTCGGCATTGGTGCGCTCCACATCAAGGATGAGGGCAAGCGCCTCGGCCTCGGCAGCTTCAAGGCGCTGGGTGGCGCCTATGCCGTCATGCATCTGGTGCTGGAGGAGGCCGGCAACCGGCTCGGCCGTTCGGTCGATGTCGCCGAACTGCATGGCGCTGACGTCAAGGCGATTGCCGCCGGCATGACTTTCGCCTGCGCGACCGACGGCAATCACGGACGTTCGGTGGCGCAGGGCGCCGGCCTTGTCGGCGCGCGGTCCGTCATCTTCGTCCATTCAGGTGTCAGCAACGAACGCGTGGCGGCCATCGCCCGCTTCGGCGCCGAGATCGTGCGCATCGCCGGCGACTACGACCAGTCGGTCAGGGAAGCCGCGCGCGTCGCCGCCGAGCGCGGCTGGTCCGTCGTCTCCGACACGTCCTGGCCGGGCTACGAACGGATACCGGGGCTGGTGATGCAGGGCTACACCGTGATCGTGCGCGAAGCGCTGAGGCGCTTGCCCAAGTCGCCCACCCATGTCTTCCTGCAGGCCGGCGTCGGCGGCTTTGCGGCGGCGGTGGCCGGCCATCTCGCCATCGTGCTTGGCGAGCATCGCCCGAGGGTAGTCGTTGTCGAGCCCGCGCGGGCGGCCTGCGTCTACGCCACCGCAAAGGCCGGACGGCCGGTCGCGATTGCGCACACCAAGCCCACGGTGATGGCGATGCTCGAATGCTACGAGCCCTCGCTCGTCGCCTGGCGCGTGCTGTCGCGGATCGGCGATGCTTTCATGACTGTGGACGAGGAAGACGCGGTTTCGGTGATGAACCGCCTGGCCCGGCCTTCAGGCGATGATCCGGCGATCGTCTCCGGCGAGAGCGGCGGGGCGGGGCTCGCCGGGTTGATCCGCGCTGCCGGTGACAGCAAGATGCGGGCGGCGCTTCACCTCGATAGCCATTCGCGCGTGCTCATCATCAACTCCGAAGGCGCGACCGATCCCGGCCGCTATGCCGACCTGGTCGGGATGGCGCCGCAAGAGGTTGCGCGGGCGAGGCAGCCGGCATGA
- a CDS encoding SDR family NAD(P)-dependent oxidoreductase, producing the protein MTGTTDHSGKVALVTGGNGRIAFETARRLAALGFTVLVGVRDLAKGEAAARKLGGNVEAIALDLAAPDGPALAAAEVERRFGRLDVLVNNGAVHYALSARALRPDRTLGGKTFETYVVGAWRMAFAFVPLLSASGHGRLVIVSPEAGSLASMNAGAPAYATGRATLNALTRILAAELRGAGVLVNAISPDWVEADKGKPDGRPVAPGAAGIVWAATLPDDGPTGGLFRNVKRLPW; encoded by the coding sequence ATGACCGGCACGACAGATCACTCCGGCAAGGTCGCCCTCGTCACCGGCGGCAACGGCCGCATCGCGTTTGAGACAGCCCGCCGGCTCGCGGCGCTCGGCTTCACCGTACTCGTCGGTGTGCGCGACCTCGCCAAGGGCGAGGCGGCGGCGAGGAAGCTCGGCGGCAATGTCGAAGCCATCGCGCTGGATCTCGCCGCGCCTGATGGACCGGCCCTCGCCGCAGCCGAGGTGGAGCGCCGTTTCGGTCGGCTCGACGTACTCGTCAACAACGGCGCCGTCCATTACGCCCTATCCGCTCGGGCGCTGAGGCCTGACCGCACGTTGGGCGGCAAGACCTTCGAGACCTATGTCGTGGGCGCCTGGCGGATGGCCTTCGCCTTCGTGCCGCTGCTCAGCGCCTCCGGTCATGGCCGGCTGGTCATCGTTTCTCCCGAGGCTGGTTCGCTGGCCTCGATGAACGCCGGCGCGCCGGCCTACGCGACCGGAAGGGCGACGCTCAATGCGCTCACCCGCATCCTCGCGGCCGAACTGCGCGGCGCCGGTGTCCTGGTCAACGCCATCAGCCCTGACTGGGTGGAGGCCGACAAGGGCAAGCCTGACGGCCGCCCGGTCGCGCCAGGGGCGGCCGGCATCGTCTGGGCCGCGACCTTGCCGGACGATGGCCCGACCGGCGGCTTGTTCCGCAACGTCAAAAGGCTGCCGTGGTGA
- the yghU gene encoding glutathione-dependent disulfide-bond oxidoreductase, giving the protein MNQYTPPKVWTWNKPNGGTFASINRPIAGPTHDKELPVGKHPLQLYSLATPNGQKVTIMLEELLALGHKGAEYDAWLIRINEGDQFASGFVEVNPNSKIPALMDRSGEKPIRVFESGSILTYLAEKFGAFLPKDPAARAETFSWLFWQMGSAPYLGGGFGHFYAYAPEKIEYAIDRFAMETKRQMDVLDRRLAESEYLAGPDYTIADMAVWPWYGGLAKGRIYNDSGEFLAVQEYKHVQRWADAIDARPAVKRGRMVNRLSGDPAYQLHERHDASDFETKTQDKLLAAE; this is encoded by the coding sequence ATGAACCAATACACCCCGCCGAAAGTCTGGACCTGGAACAAGCCGAATGGCGGCACTTTCGCCAGCATCAACCGGCCAATCGCCGGCCCGACGCATGACAAGGAACTGCCGGTCGGCAAGCACCCTCTGCAGCTCTATTCGCTGGCCACGCCCAACGGCCAGAAGGTGACGATCATGCTGGAGGAGCTTCTGGCGCTTGGCCACAAGGGTGCCGAGTACGACGCCTGGCTGATCCGGATCAACGAAGGCGACCAGTTCGCCAGCGGCTTCGTCGAGGTCAATCCCAACTCCAAGATCCCGGCGCTGATGGACCGCAGCGGCGAGAAGCCGATCCGTGTCTTCGAATCCGGCTCGATCCTGACCTATCTGGCGGAAAAGTTTGGCGCATTCTTACCGAAGGATCCGGCGGCACGGGCCGAAACCTTCTCCTGGCTGTTCTGGCAGATGGGCTCGGCGCCCTACCTCGGCGGCGGCTTCGGCCATTTCTACGCCTATGCGCCGGAAAAGATCGAGTATGCGATCGACCGCTTCGCTATGGAGACCAAGCGGCAGATGGACGTGCTCGACCGCAGGCTGGCGGAGAGCGAGTACCTCGCCGGACCGGACTACACGATTGCCGACATGGCGGTGTGGCCCTGGTATGGCGGGCTCGCCAAGGGCCGCATTTACAACGATTCCGGGGAGTTCCTGGCCGTGCAGGAATACAAGCACGTCCAGCGCTGGGCCGACGCCATCGACGCCAGGCCGGCGGTGAAGCGCGGCCGTATGGTCAACCGCCTCTCCGGCGACCCGGCCTACCAGCTGCACGAGCGCCACGACGCCAGCGACTTCGAGACGAAGACGCAGGACAAGCTGCTGGCGGCGGAATAG
- a CDS encoding Lrp/AsnC family transcriptional regulator: MSVLPDLDAFDRAILAILQKDNTTPQRVIGATVNLSAPAVQRRIKRMEETGVIRANVALVDPAKVGHPITIFVEVEVESERAELIDAAKRGFAEVPEVQQCYYVTGEADFILVVTVATMADYEALTRKLFFENNNVKRFRTFVAMDRVKVGLEVPVG, encoded by the coding sequence ATGTCCGTTTTGCCCGACCTCGACGCTTTCGACCGCGCCATCCTGGCCATCCTGCAGAAGGACAACACCACGCCGCAGCGGGTCATCGGCGCGACGGTCAACCTGTCGGCGCCGGCCGTGCAGCGACGCATCAAGCGCATGGAGGAGACCGGCGTCATCCGCGCCAATGTCGCGCTGGTCGACCCGGCCAAGGTCGGCCACCCGATCACGATCTTCGTCGAGGTGGAGGTCGAGAGCGAGCGCGCCGAGCTGATCGACGCCGCCAAGCGCGGCTTCGCCGAGGTGCCTGAAGTGCAGCAGTGCTATTACGTGACCGGCGAGGCCGACTTCATCCTGGTCGTCACCGTGGCGACGATGGCCGACTACGAGGCGCTGACGAGAAAACTGTTCTTCGAGAACAACAACGTCAAGCGCTTCCGCACGTTCGTCGCCATGGATCGGGTGAAGGTGGGGCTGGAGGTGCCGGTGGGGTGA
- a CDS encoding YbhB/YbcL family Raf kinase inhibitor-like protein — translation MTLRFGLIALALSGFASQASAFEISSSSVSDGKWDNRYIGDSAGGCTGGSVSIALNWKDPPAGTKSYALTMFDPDAGGGKGWWHWLAWNIPASANGLPEGAGSKGGKGLPKGAMLGKGDIGRAGYFGPCPPPGSGAHHYVFTLYALKAAKLHAKASASPATVAAAAKAQSLGTATVTYTYER, via the coding sequence ATGACCCTACGCTTTGGCCTCATCGCCCTTGCCCTGTCAGGCTTCGCCAGCCAGGCATCGGCTTTCGAGATTTCCAGCTCATCCGTCTCGGACGGCAAGTGGGACAACAGATACATCGGCGACAGCGCCGGCGGATGCACTGGCGGCAGCGTCTCGATCGCCTTGAACTGGAAGGATCCGCCGGCCGGCACCAAAAGCTACGCGCTCACCATGTTCGACCCCGATGCCGGCGGCGGCAAGGGCTGGTGGCACTGGCTGGCCTGGAACATTCCGGCGAGCGCCAATGGATTGCCCGAAGGCGCCGGCTCGAAGGGCGGCAAGGGCTTACCCAAGGGCGCCATGCTCGGCAAGGGCGACATCGGCCGCGCCGGCTATTTCGGCCCGTGCCCGCCGCCCGGCAGCGGCGCGCATCATTATGTCTTCACGCTCTATGCCCTCAAGGCGGCGAAGCTCCACGCCAAGGCGAGCGCTTCTCCCGCGACGGTGGCGGCCGCCGCGAAGGCGCAGTCGCTCGGCACGGCAACGGTGACCTATACATATGAGCGCTAG
- a CDS encoding YdeI/OmpD-associated family protein, with protein sequence MPPVKVDPGKVHEFADPERFRAWLARHHASETEVWIKIHKVGSGLPSITPKQAIDVVLCFGWIDAVRKSLDDKSYLQRYTPRGKKSTWSRINVDNVARLVEEGRMTEHGLRQVEAAKADGRWARAYSAKEMTIPPDLQAAIDAEPKAKAMLAGLSAQNRFALTFRTHNMKTEAGRRKKIADLVEMLKRGETIHPQKRA encoded by the coding sequence ATGCCGCCCGTGAAAGTCGATCCCGGCAAGGTGCATGAATTCGCCGATCCCGAGCGCTTCCGTGCCTGGCTCGCCCGTCACCACGCCAGCGAGACCGAGGTCTGGATCAAGATACACAAGGTCGGTTCCGGCCTGCCCTCGATCACGCCGAAGCAGGCCATCGACGTCGTGCTGTGCTTCGGCTGGATCGACGCGGTGCGCAAGAGCCTGGACGACAAGAGCTACCTGCAGCGCTATACGCCGCGCGGCAAAAAGAGCACCTGGAGCAGGATCAACGTCGACAATGTCGCCCGCCTGGTCGAGGAGGGCCGCATGACCGAACATGGGCTAAGGCAAGTCGAGGCGGCCAAGGCCGACGGCCGCTGGGCGCGCGCCTATTCGGCCAAGGAAATGACCATCCCGCCGGATCTGCAGGCCGCCATCGACGCCGAGCCGAAGGCGAAGGCGATGCTGGCTGGGCTCAGCGCCCAGAACCGCTTCGCGCTCACCTTCCGGACCCACAACATGAAGACCGAGGCCGGCCGCCGGAAGAAAATCGCCGACCTCGTCGAGATGCTGAAGCGCGGCGAGACGATCCATCCGCAAAAGCGGGCTTAG
- a CDS encoding S1C family serine protease, with the protein MTLEQISRSVVAVRATVPDDAFTANTLGTRREGSGVVIRDDGLVLTIGYLITEAEEVWLTDQDGRVVPAHALAYDQESGFGLVQALSPLGLPAVALGDAHKASVGDAVSLVDGIGQSVRAHIVTKQEFAGYWEYLLDEAIFIAPAHPSWGGAALFDKVGNLLGVGSLRLQMSRAGEVADINMIVPINLLPPILDDLLTRGQVAKPPRPWLGAFSAESNGVVVVMSVTEGGPAAEAGLRQGDIISDVRDGEVDGLADFYRKLWQNPAGSEIPLRVVRDGRETWLRVKSADRNSFLRKPHLQ; encoded by the coding sequence ATGACCCTCGAACAAATCTCGCGCTCCGTCGTGGCCGTCCGCGCCACGGTTCCGGACGATGCCTTCACCGCCAACACGCTGGGCACGCGCCGCGAGGGCAGCGGCGTCGTCATCCGCGACGATGGGCTGGTGCTGACCATCGGCTATCTCATCACTGAGGCCGAGGAGGTCTGGCTGACCGACCAGGACGGCCGCGTCGTGCCCGCGCATGCGCTAGCCTACGACCAGGAATCGGGTTTCGGCCTGGTGCAGGCGCTGTCGCCGCTCGGCCTGCCTGCGGTGGCGTTGGGCGATGCCCACAAGGCCAGCGTTGGCGATGCCGTGTCGCTGGTCGACGGCATCGGCCAGAGCGTGCGCGCCCATATCGTCACCAAGCAGGAATTCGCCGGCTATTGGGAATACCTGCTCGACGAGGCGATCTTCATCGCGCCGGCTCATCCTTCCTGGGGCGGGGCGGCGCTGTTCGACAAGGTCGGCAACCTGCTCGGGGTCGGGTCGCTGCGCCTGCAGATGAGCCGTGCCGGCGAGGTTGCCGACATCAACATGATCGTGCCGATAAACCTTCTGCCGCCGATCCTCGACGATCTCCTGACCCGCGGCCAGGTGGCGAAACCGCCGCGCCCGTGGCTTGGCGCCTTCTCGGCTGAGTCGAATGGCGTGGTGGTGGTGATGAGCGTCACCGAAGGCGGCCCCGCCGCCGAGGCCGGCCTGCGCCAGGGCGACATCATCTCCGATGTCAGGGACGGCGAGGTCGACGGGCTGGCAGACTTCTACCGCAAGCTCTGGCAGAACCCGGCCGGCTCCGAAATCCCGCTCAGGGTGGTGCGCGACGGCCGCGAAACCTGGCTCCGCGTGAAATCCGCCGACCGCAACAGCTTTCTCAGGAAGCCGCATCTGCAGTGA
- a CDS encoding GYD domain-containing protein, with protein sequence MKVTVLANYAPHAAKGLMQGSDRQAAVNALFESVGGKMTGLMFTRGAYDVVVNGEVPDQAAGMGIALAVRASGSLSDFVILEELDMKAVLAAANKAAGVYKPAG encoded by the coding sequence ATGAAGGTCACCGTGTTGGCAAATTATGCACCCCACGCCGCCAAAGGACTGATGCAGGGCTCGGACCGGCAAGCTGCAGTCAATGCGCTGTTTGAAAGCGTCGGCGGCAAGATGACCGGCTTGATGTTCACGCGTGGCGCTTATGACGTCGTCGTCAATGGTGAGGTGCCGGACCAGGCTGCCGGGATGGGCATAGCCCTTGCGGTGCGGGCAAGCGGTTCGTTGAGCGACTTTGTCATCCTCGAAGAACTCGACATGAAGGCCGTGCTCGCGGCCGCCAACAAGGCCGCGGGCGTCTACAAGCCCGCCGGCTGA